A section of the Drosophila sechellia strain sech25 chromosome 3L, ASM438219v1, whole genome shotgun sequence genome encodes:
- the LOC6618345 gene encoding uncharacterized protein LOC6618345, with translation MEPNRHHEYQTHHQPHPSMQHHPTHPHHQQPHHQQPHHPQQPIHQHHPPPPPPQQQQHQPPQQIHQQQQHPHHYQQLHHHPTSSTSVGSSSSASYVNHHPQHHPTSLAEDQRSRSAIYMSRSTQPGLPPPPHPSAQGSGAAGASGSDPHMQYYTSNQNLAVKKMSDPHPMWSYKSQAVTTPAPAPGLRQHGNPALYPTGSTAYWSPPDEQLHHQQPSRYSYAKPGGPVTGSRAIQGPLPNSQRYYSEDIKYSTVPAASKVLTYAPPASSSQPQPPPPTSSSSANSSSVRHYELEHVVNPSNPSNEHQQPSPNYGRKCPPHYETPPEQRSAGATPNSTGTPTSTSHHQSLYIPMPTFSTEKFQTTVHNAIEKYIRETPGPSLEYPRGGVAPAGRTGYYNQQPVKSSKAPPPVPQTATSSYVKMEPEHAIAGGLPQPTRSSLYHNPYNAESRERDSSPAMATVPAPHGFPTKYGKLIQQQHAASGVGTGSSAPYQSYYHQGTPSPAAGAVASPTPAPGPPLAEAPGTIFGPGTGLSPGIPPHSSQQAPPPANSQQPASSSSSSNANFSTLQVYPHGPDICYQPGSQSQAQNQTQNHPNPAKKSPAVTKPNYRALINDMLKRNTASEQELNLQIIKKTLNMEPASRNHPSPCRVIQQSAVPAAISVPSAPPPPPPAIHSPLDLSMRTVKQTADSTEYKYQKPSTDYKLPQGGLGGGLGLPRFDITPNFSAATRGGAPTSPAPTPVIRQALAIPAAPVPPTVPVPPPVAAPALVIKTLQQMRPSVVETNPFAKRQQQLPPETSIVQVTKPTVELMPTPSPSPHNSSNLNYLGKKRHLQEYNQAAAKQARLDAESSGSLVSGAPVIAAPTSVVVVAPVPVIAVNEQALAAKREREMQSMSAESSTSAHLVPKMEPRIRTKAELKGFTFTPPVLVTSTTNASSTISPPRTPPNQVTNHIQIKLEPAPPKATDLGLDDEQVSLGNLMDWGSTCNNLVEQLMSKVVVPPALPASTGIKLELSEDDLPVARILKRQPLAAPSLAGGDAESATTQLTTTTNGISSSLGNGSGQKKLSKVEREKKRQQQEQRIAARLAPKQGQSSSSESDTTELHKRNTARQKKPLLRKGRTRQRSPEAASIQQSSDEEQEKVSQRLSRNRTSSEESKTKATSAKKDVKKEAKTPSNKTNNSASLTKIRKKTIDSSSLNKAKGDENPKQESQESTSSESDQDDNDNDEEEEDQEEDEEEPEEDDDEEQDKKKEKRVGRRPGNTLKKRIAHKLNTMTRSKHRKELELQLANSKVLRNDKIIRNSTTKIKRKYVRKVVDSKKEMMVTRLRNKRGLNSDLGALNGRNSKLKGSKVGNSPGKPKTSPQQQLYLEEYRYKLALKIPHSLISINKLNKVASSLPDLERRDLSQELACFKRNRPKTKAASKQDFTPKSIIDVLHLRVTNGSTAGTQRKISVSAPASTNLQIHSETSQTSASTSLYEQPQQDNLTENQSLDDMSKRHFSIFDTKVLQSKTRTETKLQKHREIIREIFVGPERPASAPPECVQEADGGDAISYQKYEEFLQQMNSIASANDSKLARRSLMEDKSVTAPQCPHKRKYRCRKGSSGFDYIRKKKRPAPTQTQNHTQNQSQSQVSSQITQHLLEHNQSAADERLEDTDSTIAGSSHLPPKVKTEMDVCREIQKWVLNKGVGQSTMHKAARQGLIDVVVYCLDRMNMNPDQKDNAGYTPLHEACTQGWLEIARILLQYGANHSEAAQSGIRPLHGAIENDHEEVVRLLLSYGADPLLATYSGQTPLMLASSKLMRGILRAHLSDAQSAAADIKPMRFNGPWEIFDAKEYGYDIFSNVPNTACDMSRALRRERKEAKQQRMSNSDRTSNLNGLLPEKKEEQKPEDFDQDRVTRTIKQNGETSATKTGSGTTTTATTMVKLEPGTDEDSNNNKNNEELNANVENNLVTSVVNVKNEVKKEVDAEAEAETETKAKANTNSSTRLDEDQTDIETMDSELNGDIFEFEEADVPLPPLYLLKDEGSDKWVLLNDLCNLLKVKSKDTLLNKLCPNNSNALASSQKHLLREFKIDDFLEKATCLQLLCAGEKLNMFSSSKVVLIKYNDSVRNLLGVKTILMKF, from the exons ATGGAACCCAACAGACATCACGAATATCAGACACATCATCAGCCGCATCCGTCGATGCAGCACCATCCAACGCATCCACATCACCAGCAACCGCATCACCAGCAGCCACACCACCCGCAGCAACCGATCCACCAGCACCAcccgccgccaccaccacctcagcagcagcagcatcagccaCCGCAGCAgatccaccagcagcagcagcatccgcaTCACTACCAGCAACTTCATCACCATCCCACGAGCTCCACATCGGTGGgcagctcctcctccgccaGCTATGTCAATCACCATCCGCAACATCATCCCACGTCCTTGGCCGAGGATCAGCGCTCCCGCTCAGCAATTTATATGAGCAGAAGCACTCAGCCGGGCTTGCCACCACCTCCTCATCCGTCGGCCCAAGGATCGGGCGCCGCTGGGGCGAGTGGCAGCGATCCTCACATGCAATATTACACCTCAAACCAGAATTTGGCGGTAAAGAAGATGTCCGATCCACATCCCATGTGGAGCTATAAAAGCCAAGCAGTTACGACTCCAGCTCCGGCGCCTGGATTGCGACAGCATGGAAATCCTGCCCTGTATCCAACGGGCAGCACTGCCTACTGGTCGCCACCGGATGAGCAGTTGCATCACCAGCAGCCGTCCCGGTATTCCTATGCGAAGCCAGGAGGCCCAGTCACGGGCTCGAGAGCCATTCAGGGACCCCTGCCAAACAGTCAGCGATACTACAGCGAGGACATTAAGTACTCCACTGTACCTGCCGCATCCAAGGTGCTTACCTACGCACCGCCAGCCAGCTCCTCGCAGCCACAGCCACCGCCACCCACCTCCAGCTCGTCCGCCAACTCGTCATCCGTCCGCCACTATGAACTCGAGCATGTGGTCAATCCAAGTAATCCGAGCAACGAGCACCAGCAACCCAGTCCGAATTATGGAAGAAAGTGTCCGCCTCACTACGAAACTCCGCCGGAGCAGAGAAGTGCCGGGGCCACGCCCAATTCGACGGGTACGCCCACATCCACGTCGCACCACCAGAGCCTGTATATTCCAATGCCGACATTCAGTACGGAAAAGTTCCAAACCACCGTGCATAATGCGATTGAGAAGTACATAAGGGAAACTCCGGGACCCAGTTTGGAGTATCCCAGAGGTGGAGTGGCACCAGCAGGGCGAACTGGTTACTACAATCAGCAGCCGGTGAAGAGCTCCAAAGCACCTCCACCTGTTCCCCAAACTGCCACTTCTAGTTATGTGAAAATGGAACCGGAGCATGCTATTGCCGGAGGATTGCCGCAACCCACGAGATCATCGCTTTACCACAATCCCTATAATGCGGAGAGCAGAGAAAGGGACTCTTCACCAGCTATGGCCACTGTGCCGGCGCCACACGGCTTTCCAACCAAATATGGAAAGCTGATACAACAACAGCATGCGGCCAGCGGAGTGGGAACAGGTAGCTCGGCGCCCTATCAAAGTTACTACCATCAGGGAACACCTTCGCCAGCGGCAGGAGCGGTGGCTTCGCCCACGCCAGCACCAGGACCTCCGCTGGCCGAAGCCCCGGGAACGATCTTTGGTCCTGGAACGGGTTTGAGTCCCGGCATTCCTCCGCATAGTAGCCAACAGGCTCCACCACCCGCCAACAGCCAGCAACCCGCCTCATCCTCATCGTCTAGCAATGCCAACTTCTCCACCCTGCAGGTATATCCCCACGGACCAGATATCTGCTACCAGCCAGGAAGTCAGTCCCAGGCGCAGAACCAAACGCAGAACCATCCCAATCCTGCCAAAAAGTCACCAGCTGTAACGAAACCCAATTATCGTGCTTTAATCAACGATATGTTGAAAAGAAATACAGCCAGCGAACAAGAACTTAATCTGCAGATCATCAAGAAAACTCTAAATATGGAGCCGGCTTCCAGGAATCATCCATCTCCATGTAGAGTCATCCAACAGAGTGCTGTTCCCGCTGCAATATCAGTTCCATCTGCACCACCGCCCCCTCCGCCAGCGATTCATTCGCCATTGGATTTGTCCATGCGCACGGTGAAGCAGACGGCGGATTCCACGGAGTACAAGTACCAGAAACCCAGCACGGACTACAAGCTACCGCAAGGGGGCTTGGGTGGAGGCCTGGGATTGCCAAGGTTTGACATTACACCCAACTTCTCGGCAGCCACCAGGGGTGGAGCACCCACGAGTCCGGCTCCCACACCTGTGATACGTCAGGCTCTGGCGATTCCGGCAGCTCCTGTTCCACCCACGGTTCCAGTTCCTCCGCCAGTGGCTGCACCTGCCTTGGTGATCAAAACGCTGCAACAGATGCGTCCCAGTGTGGTGGAAACCAATCCGTTTGCCAAGCGACAGCAACAGTTACCACCAGAGACGAGCATTGTCCAGGTGACGAAGCCGACAGTGGAACTAATGCCCACACCTTCGCCAAGCCCACACAACAGTAGTAATCTCAACTATTTGGGTAAGAAACGGCACCTGCAAGAGTACAATCAAGCCGCAGCGAAGCAGGCAAGATTGGACGCAGAATCGTCAGGATCTCTAGTCTCCGGAGCACCCGTAATTGCTGCTCCCACATCAGTGGTTGTAGTAGCACCAGTGCCCGTAATTGCTGTGAATGAACAGGCGCTGGCCGCCAAACGGGAAAGGGAGATGCAATCCATGAGTGCAGAATCCTCTACTTCCGCCCATCTAGTACCCAAGATGGAACCACGCATTCGAACTAAAGCCGAGCTCAAGGGTTTCACATTTACGCCGCCGGTGCTCGTTACTTCCACAACAAATGCTTCTAGTACAATTTCACCACCCAGGACGCCACCCAACCAGGTTACAAATCACATTCAGATTAAGCTCGAGCCAGCGCCTCCGAAGGCGACCGATTTGGGTTTGGATGATGAACAGGTCAGTTTGGGTAACCTGATGGACTGGGGCAGCACATGTAATAACCTCGTTGAGCAACTTATGAGCAAGGTTGTGGTGCCACCGGCATTGCCAGCCAGCACCGGCATCAAACTGGAGCTCAGTGAAGACGATCTGCCAGTGGCTCGCATTTTAAAGAGACAACCTTTGGCAGCACCATCTCTTGCTGGCGGAGATGCCGAATCGGCAACTACTCAATTAACCACAACTACCAACGGAATCTCTTCGTCCTTGGGAAATGGCAGTGGCCAGAAGAAACTCAGCAAAGTGGAGAGGGAGAAGAAACGCCAGCAGCAGGAACAGCGAATTGCCGCCCGCTTGGCGCCCAAACAGGGCCAAAGCAGTTCATCGGAGAGCGACACCACAGAGCTTCACAAGCGGAATACGGCGCGGCAAAAGAAACCTCTACTGCGCAAGGGACGAACGAGGCAAAGGTCTCCGGAAGCAGCTAGCATTCAGCAGAGCAGCGATGAGGAGCAGGAGAAAGTGAGCCAGCGACTTAGTCGCAATCGAACCTCCAGCGAGGAAAGCAAGACAAAAGCCACCTCCGCCAAAAAGGATGTTAAGAAGGAGGCGAAGACTCCAAGCAATAAGACCAACAATAGCGCCTCCCTAACCAAGATCAGAAAGAAGACAATCGATTCTTCCAGCTTGAACAAAGCCAAAGGTGATGAGAACCCCAAGCAGGAGAGCCAGGAGAGCACCTCCTCGGAGAGTGACCAAGACGACAATGACAatgacgaggaggaggaggatcaggaggaggatgaggaagAGCccgaagaggacgacgatgagGAGCAGGACAAGAAGAAGGAGAAGCGAGTGGGCAGGCGTCCGGGAAACACGCTTAAAAAACGCATTGCCCACAAGCTGAACACCATGACCCGCTCCAAGCATCGCAAGGAGCTCGAACTTCAGTTGGCCAACAGTAAGGTTCTCCGAAATGACAAGATCATCAGGAACTCCACCACCAAAATTAAGAGGAAGTATGTCCGCAAAGTGGTGGACAGCAAGAAAGAGATGATGGTCACGCGCTTGAGGAACAAACGTGGCTTGAACTCTGATTTGGGAGCGCTGAATGGTAGAAACTCCAAGCTGAAGGGCAGCAAGGTGGGAAATAGTCCCGGTAAACCCAAGACCTCGCCTCAGCAGCAACTGTACCTGGAGGAGTATCGCTATAAGTTGGCTTTAAAAATCCCACACAGCCTGATCTCGATTAATAAGCTAAACAAAGTGGCTTCCTCACTACCGGACTTGGAGCGCCGTGATCTCAGCCAGGAGCTGGCCTGTTTCAAGAGAAACAGACCGAAGACCAAAGCTGCCAGCAAGCAGGATTTCACGCCGAAGTCCATAATCGACGTTCTCCACTTGAGGGTAACCAATGGCAGTACGGCTGGCACTCAAAGGAAGATCTCAGTCTCTGCTCCAGCTTCCACCAACCTGCAGATCCATAGTGAAACCTCGCAAACTTCCGCTTCTACTTCGCTGTACGAGCAACCCCAGCAGGATAACTTAACGGAAAACCAGTCCCTGGATGATATGAGCAAGCGGCACTTTAGCATTTTCGACACCAAAGTGCTGCAGAGCAAAACCCGGACAGAAACCAAGTTGCAAAAACACAGGGAGATCATCCGTGAAATTTTCGTCGGCCCGGAACGTCCAGCTTCTGCTCCGCCAGAATGTGTCCAAGAGGCAGATGGAGGGGATGCCATTAGTTACCAGAAGTACGAGGAGTTCCTGCAGCAAATGAACAGCATTGCCAGCGCGAATGATAGCAAGTTGGCCAGGAGATCTCTCATGGAAGACAAGTCTGTCACGGCTCCCCAGTGTCCGCACAAGAGGAAGTATCGTTGTAGGAAAGGCAGCTCGGGATTTGACTATATACGAAAGAAGAAGAGACCTGCTCCGACCCAGACTCAGAACCACACCCAAAATCAGAGTCAGAGCCAAGTCTCCAGTCAGATAACACAACATCTTTTGGAACACAATCAGAGTGCGGCGGATGAGCGATTGGAGGATACGGATAGCACCATCGCAGGCAGTTCCCATTTGCCTCCAAAGGTGAAAACGGAGATGGATGTCTGTCGTGAGATCCAGAAGTGGGTGCTCAACAAGGGAGTGGGCCAGAGCACCATGCACAAGGCTGCTCGCCAGGGCCTGATCGATGTGGTGGTTTACTGCTTGGATCGTATGAATATGAATCCTGACCAGAAGGATAATGCCGGCTACACACCTCTTCATGAGGCGTGCACCCAGGGATGGCTGGAGATTGCCCGGATTCTTCTCCAATACGGTGCGAATCATTCGGAGGCGGCTCAATCTGGAATTAGGCCATTGCACGGAGCCATCGAAAACGATCACGAGGAGGTGGTGCGCCTGTTGCTCTCCTATGGAGCCGATCCGTTGCTGGCAACGTACTCAG GTCAAACCCCGCTAATGTTAGCTTCAAGCAAGTTGATGCGAGGCATTCTGCGCGCTCATCTCAGCGATGCACAAAGTGCCGCCGCTGACATCAAGCCAATGCGATTCAATGGACCCTGGGAGATATTTG ATGCTAAGGAGTATGGTTATGATATATTCAGTAATGTACCGAATACAGCTTGTGATATGAGCAGAGCTCTACGTAGAGAAAGGAAGGAGGCCAAGCAGCAGAGGATGAGCAACAGTGACAGGACCAGCAACTTGAATGGCCTGTTACCGGAAAAAAAGGAGGAGCAGAAGCCCGAGGATTTCGACCAGGACCGGGTGACAAGAACGATCAAGCAGAACGGGGAGACGAGTGCAACAAAGACTGGATCGGGGACTACGACGACGGCAACAACGATGGTTAAATTGGAACCAGGAACCGACGAGGATAGCAATAACAATAAGAACAACGAGGAGCTGAATGCTAATGTGGAAAATAATTTAGTAACAAGCGTTGTGAATGTCAAGAATGAAGTGAAGAAGGAAGTGGATGCTGAAGCagaagcggaaacggaaacgaaaGCGAAAGCAAATACGAATAGTAGCACTAGGCTAGACGAGGATCAGACGGACATCGAGACAATGGATAGTGAATTGAATGGTGatatttttgaatttgaaGAGGCCGATGTGCCCTTGCCACCACTGTACTTGCTCAAAGACGAGGGCAGTGATAAATGGGTACTACTCAATGATTTGTGCAATTTACTTAAAGTTAAATCGAAGGATACGTTGCTCAACAAG CTCTGTCCGAACAACAGCAATGCCTTGGCCAGCAGTCAGAAGCACCTGCTCCGGGAGTTCAAGATAGATGATTTCCTGGAGAAAGCCACCTGCCTGCAGCTGTTGTGCGCCGGTGAAAAGCTGAACATGttcagctcgtcgaaggttGTGCTCATCAAATACAACGACAGTGTACGGAACTTGTTGGGCGTGAAGAccattttaatgaaattttaa